The Flavobacterium sp. M31R6 nucleotide sequence ATTCAGTTCGACAACAGAGAAGTTTATCCCTTTTTCCAAATCTTCAAACGAACCATACATTATATCCAATCTTCCAAAATAAAACCCTGGAATTTGCACACACATTTCGTTAAAAGTATCGGTAAGCTTCGGGGTTAACCAATGACTTACATCAATAAATTTGGCACCACGCGCATGATTTCCGTAAGGCACGAGATTTATTTTTTCGCCCTCAGGCAAAACTTCTCGCAACTTACTTCCATACTCCTGTCTCAAAACTTTTAATTGCAATTCATATCGGGGATTTTCTTTTATCAATTCTTCGATAGTAGCCACTCCATTTCCTGTAATGATTAAAAATTCCTTAGCAACTATACCTGTAATTCTGCCAACCTTTTCGTGTGGATAGCGGACATAAAAAACACCTATTTCATTTTCATACGGAATCAAATCCTGTACAATAAAGTCGAAATTCGCTCTTTCTGTATATTGTTTTAAATCGTCT carries:
- a CDS encoding D-alanine--D-alanine ligase, encoding MMESKKQIYNLIPKKYYPRTELVKAGTSIVEINKVLENSGIKYPFIAKPDIGLRGSAVKKIETSDDLKQYTERANFDFIVQDLIPYENEIGVFYVRYPHEKVGRITGIVAKEFLIITGNGVATIEELIKENPRYELQLKVLRQEYGSKLREVLPEGEKINLVPYGNHARGAKFIDVSHWLTPKLTDTFNEMCVQIPGFYFGRLDIMYGSFEDLEKGINFSVVELNGAASEPTHIYDPKHNLLFAWKELARHITYMFEISVANYQNGFPYLEHKAGMKEYRLHQKQNQKIINFQ